A part of Clostridium novyi genomic DNA contains:
- the glmM gene encoding phosphoglucosamine mutase, whose amino-acid sequence MSRLFGTDGVRGIANTELTADLAFKLGRAGAFVLTEGTHKPKILVGMDTRISGDMLEAALVSGILSVGAEAICVGIVPTPAIAYLTRKYKADAGVVISASHNPVEYNGIKFFNKNGYKLKDELEDRIQSIIENDFEGVPSPTGEHLGKKVVCESAVEDYIEFAKSTIDIDLKGLKIALDCANGASYKTSVETFRELGAEVVVINNDPDGVNINKNCGSTHPEELMDYVVKQGCDLGLAFDGDADRCLAVDEKGNLIDGDFIMTICGKHLKEKGKLKDNMVVVTVMSNLGLSIAFDKENISTIKTKVGDRYVLEEMVKEGYKLGGEQSGHIIFLDFNTTGDGLVTGLQVAAIVKETGKKLSELASIMTKLPQVLVNAKVPNNMKDIHEKDEKIAEEIKKIEEKLNGSGRVLIRPSGTEPLVRVMLEGKDQAELDKIAHALAKMIEEKANA is encoded by the coding sequence ATGAGTAGATTGTTTGGAACGGATGGAGTAAGAGGAATTGCGAATACAGAGTTAACAGCGGATCTTGCATTTAAACTAGGAAGAGCAGGGGCTTTCGTTTTAACAGAAGGAACTCATAAGCCTAAAATATTAGTAGGTATGGATACAAGAATATCAGGAGATATGCTAGAAGCTGCATTAGTATCAGGAATTTTATCCGTTGGAGCTGAAGCAATCTGTGTAGGAATTGTACCAACACCTGCAATAGCTTATCTTACAAGAAAGTACAAGGCTGATGCTGGAGTTGTAATTTCAGCTTCTCACAATCCAGTAGAATATAATGGAATTAAGTTTTTTAATAAAAATGGATATAAATTAAAAGATGAATTAGAAGATAGAATTCAAAGTATAATAGAAAACGATTTTGAAGGGGTTCCATCACCAACAGGGGAACACTTAGGGAAAAAAGTTGTATGTGAATCAGCAGTAGAAGATTATATAGAATTTGCAAAATCTACAATAGATATAGATTTAAAAGGATTAAAAATAGCACTTGATTGTGCTAACGGTGCATCTTACAAAACATCTGTTGAAACATTTAGAGAATTAGGAGCTGAAGTTGTTGTTATTAATAATGACCCAGATGGAGTAAATATAAATAAAAATTGTGGATCAACTCATCCAGAAGAATTAATGGATTATGTTGTTAAACAAGGTTGTGACTTAGGTCTTGCTTTTGATGGTGATGCAGATAGATGTCTTGCTGTAGATGAAAAGGGAAATCTTATAGATGGAGATTTCATAATGACTATATGTGGTAAGCATTTAAAAGAAAAAGGTAAGTTAAAAGATAATATGGTAGTTGTAACTGTAATGAGTAACCTTGGACTAAGTATAGCCTTTGATAAAGAAAATATATCTACTATAAAAACTAAAGTTGGAGATAGGTATGTTCTTGAAGAAATGGTTAAAGAAGGCTATAAACTTGGTGGAGAACAGTCAGGCCATATAATTTTCTTAGATTTTAATACTACTGGAGATGGACTTGTAACAGGGCTTCAAGTTGCAGCAATAGTTAAGGAAACAGGAAAAAAATTATCTGAACTTGCATCAATAATGACAAAACTACCACAAGTTTTAGTAAATGCAAAAGTGCCTAACAATATGAAGGATATACATGAAAAAGATGAAAAAATAGCTGAAGAAATAAAAAAAATAGAGGAAAAGTTAAATGGATCAGGAAGGGTATTGATAAGACCTTCAGGTACAGAACCATTAGTAAGAGTTATGTTAGAGGGAAAAGATCAAGCAGAACTTGATAAAATAGCACATGCTCTTGCCAAGATGATAGAAGAGAAAGCTAATGCTTAA
- the rd gene encoding rubredoxin yields the protein MQKYICDVCGYIYDPSVGDPDNGVAAGTSFEDIPDNWVCPLCNVGKDQFSKTE from the coding sequence ATGCAGAAATATATTTGTGATGTATGTGGATATATATATGATCCATCAGTTGGTGATCCTGACAATGGAGTAGCCGCTGGAACGTCTTTTGAAGATATACCAGATAATTGGGTGTGTCCACTTTGTAATGTAGGTAAAGATCAATTTTCTAAAACTGAATAG
- the glmS gene encoding glutamine--fructose-6-phosphate transaminase (isomerizing): MCGIVGYLGNKSASEVLVEGLSKLEYRGYDSAGVAVLQDNEIIVEKHKGRLANLETALEEKKLHGSIGIGHTRWATHGAPSDTNSHPHTNEKGTIAVVHNGIIENYILLRDWLTSEGYKFKSETDTEVIPHLVDYYYEGNLLDAVMKAVKKMEGSYAIGVICKNEPNKLVAVRKDSPLIVGVGKDESFIASDIPAVLNHTREVYLLEDNEFVLMEDGKITLFDENKKEIEKEIFHVTWNADAAEKGGYDHFMLKEIHEQPKAIKDTLTSRIVKGEKVNLDSINITKEQIKNIDKVYIVACGTAYHAGVVGKAAIEKLAKIPVEVEVASEFRYRDPLITERTLMIVISQSGETADTLAALRLAKAQNARVIAVTNVVGSSVAREADDVLYTWAGPEIAVASTKAYVTQLVAMYIIALYFAENKESVRSTEIEKIKSELLNLSEKAAEVLNDKDKIKEFAKEVFEDKDMYFLGRGLDYAVAMEGSLKLKEISYIHSEAYAAGELKHGPIALIEEGTTVIGLATQEYLFEKMLSNIKEVKTRGAKVIAIAMEGHDIVEKTVDSAIYIPRVMPIIAPILSVIPLQLLSYYVSIEKGCDVDKPRNLAKSVTVE; the protein is encoded by the coding sequence ATGTGTGGAATAGTTGGTTATTTAGGAAACAAAAGTGCATCTGAGGTTTTAGTAGAAGGATTATCAAAGTTAGAGTACAGAGGATATGATTCAGCAGGTGTTGCAGTACTTCAAGATAATGAAATAATTGTTGAAAAACACAAAGGAAGACTTGCAAATCTTGAAACTGCACTTGAAGAGAAAAAACTTCATGGTAGTATAGGAATTGGACATACAAGATGGGCAACTCATGGAGCTCCATCAGATACAAATTCGCACCCTCATACTAATGAAAAAGGAACAATAGCAGTTGTTCATAATGGAATAATCGAAAACTACATACTTTTAAGAGATTGGTTAACTTCAGAAGGATATAAATTTAAATCAGAAACTGATACAGAAGTTATACCTCACCTAGTTGATTATTACTATGAAGGAAATTTATTAGATGCAGTTATGAAAGCTGTTAAGAAAATGGAAGGTAGTTATGCAATCGGAGTAATATGCAAAAATGAACCTAACAAATTAGTAGCCGTAAGAAAAGATAGTCCATTAATAGTTGGAGTAGGTAAAGATGAAAGCTTCATAGCATCTGATATTCCAGCTGTTTTAAATCATACAAGAGAAGTATATTTACTTGAAGATAATGAATTTGTTCTTATGGAAGATGGAAAAATTACATTATTTGATGAAAATAAAAAAGAAATCGAAAAAGAGATATTTCATGTAACTTGGAATGCAGATGCAGCTGAAAAAGGTGGATATGATCATTTCATGTTAAAGGAAATACATGAACAACCAAAGGCTATAAAAGATACTTTAACTTCAAGAATAGTTAAGGGAGAAAAAGTTAACTTAGATAGCATAAACATTACAAAAGAACAAATAAAAAATATAGATAAAGTTTATATAGTAGCTTGTGGAACTGCTTATCATGCAGGGGTAGTAGGTAAGGCTGCAATAGAAAAGCTTGCAAAAATACCAGTAGAAGTAGAAGTTGCATCAGAATTTAGATATAGAGATCCACTTATAACTGAAAGAACATTAATGATAGTTATAAGCCAATCTGGAGAAACAGCAGATACATTAGCTGCATTAAGACTTGCTAAAGCACAAAATGCAAGAGTTATAGCAGTTACAAATGTAGTTGGAAGTTCAGTTGCAAGAGAAGCTGATGATGTATTATACACATGGGCAGGACCTGAAATTGCAGTTGCTTCAACAAAAGCTTATGTAACTCAACTTGTAGCAATGTATATAATAGCTTTATACTTTGCTGAAAATAAGGAAAGTGTAAGAAGTACAGAAATAGAAAAAATCAAATCAGAGCTTTTAAACCTTTCAGAAAAGGCTGCTGAAGTTCTAAATGATAAAGATAAAATAAAAGAGTTTGCAAAAGAAGTGTTTGAAGATAAAGATATGTATTTCTTAGGAAGAGGACTTGACTATGCAGTAGCTATGGAAGGATCTTTAAAACTTAAAGAAATATCATACATTCATTCAGAAGCTTATGCAGCTGGAGAATTAAAACATGGACCAATAGCTTTAATAGAAGAAGGAACAACAGTAATTGGTCTTGCAACTCAAGAATATTTATTTGAGAAAATGTTAAGTAACATAAAAGAAGTTAAAACAAGAGGGGCAAAAGTTATAGCAATAGCTATGGAAGGACATGACATAGTTGAAAAGACAGTTGATTCAGCTATTTATATTCCAAGAGTTATGCCAATCATAGCACCAATACTTTCAGTAATACCATTACAACTTTTATCTTACTATGTATCAATAGAAAAAGGTTGTGACGTTGATAAACCAAGAAACCTTGCAAAATCAGTAACTGTTGAGTAA
- a CDS encoding permease prefix domain 1-containing protein — protein sequence MKEFDKFINNLLDIRGINDFDKMDLKDEIQDHLMLLKLDYINKGYSEKNSIKLAIRDFGEENFIGKEIKKICHLKIRQRYFRKNIKLNVY from the coding sequence ATGAAGGAGTTTGATAAGTTTATTAATAATCTATTAGATATAAGAGGGATAAATGATTTTGATAAAATGGATTTAAAAGATGAGATACAAGACCATTTAATGCTTTTAAAGTTGGATTATATAAATAAGGGATATAGCGAGAAAAACTCTATAAAATTAGCTATAAGAGACTTTGGAGAAGAAAATTTTATTGGAAAAGAAATAAAAAAAATTTGCCATCTAAAAATAAGACAAAGGTATTTCAGAAAAAATATAAAATTAAATGTATATTAG
- a CDS encoding methyl-accepting chemotaxis protein produces the protein MKKNFKRDLTIKSSIILFISLVLCTFVFIYLHINYMSKTNTRYLQQTSMDSEELIVHAIDSVKSSTDLLANTLGTLNNIEDQNKEKTIENLVCNNTFIKRAFITKADGMQIAKYPNIGNVSIANRNYFKKAIQGQGNFSPVIISTITGEAIIIYCTPIKIQGNIIGTLSSILEIDSLSSSLNLTTKNLNCTFGLLDNHGALLLTNKKDSLLIDKLNDKSSTLSQLKKIINLSNLEPVQKMINNESGSGKFILNNTKALTSYTSLKDYGLNLLIAVPYSSITNSIYTYSLIALAILIFIMILSLIFIKNFTDRITNPITNLSITLKKFSEGNLNFIIDKTLLKRNDEFSQLSKSFNVFSERIKTIIKNFKKNAINLNTYSNNLKETIQDNKTNQLDITNMINDVNTKMNENLVSLEENLNILKQFSEGIDNVNLNLENLHSAVNASTSSAQKGAHHASNMEYTLNESFNSLKNINVKINNLTNLSSKINSLLAVITSIAKETNLLSLNASIEAARAGEYGKGFTIVAEKIKKLAEQSSKASKNIDNLLYNIQHEILSTSNILDDMNNKFKNLVTNIKLTTTLMNDIKDKAFNSQLSVEEIISIIENQSTGIENSTESLTKVVHYINDTMNSSKCINKKLDVQSEKLNLLSSISFSLNDISEAIKNDLDYFH, from the coding sequence TTGAAAAAAAACTTCAAAAGAGATTTGACAATAAAATCCAGCATTATTTTGTTTATATCTCTTGTATTATGTACTTTTGTATTTATATACTTACATATTAATTATATGTCAAAAACTAATACTAGATATTTACAACAAACTTCTATGGACTCTGAAGAACTAATAGTACATGCTATAGATTCTGTTAAATCCTCAACAGACTTATTAGCTAACACATTGGGAACATTAAATAATATCGAAGATCAAAATAAAGAAAAAACAATTGAAAACTTAGTATGTAATAATACCTTTATAAAAAGAGCTTTTATAACTAAAGCTGATGGAATGCAAATTGCTAAATACCCAAACATAGGAAATGTTAGTATTGCTAATAGAAATTACTTTAAAAAAGCTATACAAGGTCAAGGTAATTTTTCCCCAGTTATAATCTCTACCATAACCGGCGAAGCTATTATTATTTATTGTACTCCTATCAAAATCCAAGGAAATATAATAGGTACCTTATCTTCTATACTAGAAATTGATAGTTTATCTAGTTCTTTAAATTTAACAACTAAAAACTTAAATTGTACCTTTGGTTTATTAGACAATCATGGAGCATTATTACTAACTAATAAAAAAGACTCATTATTAATTGACAAATTAAATGATAAATCTTCAACTTTGTCTCAATTAAAAAAAATAATAAATTTATCAAATCTAGAACCTGTTCAAAAAATGATTAATAATGAATCTGGTAGTGGAAAATTTATTTTGAATAACACTAAAGCATTAACTAGCTATACGTCCTTAAAAGACTATGGACTCAATTTACTTATAGCTGTTCCTTACTCAAGTATAACTAATAGTATTTATACTTATTCATTAATAGCATTAGCAATTTTAATATTTATTATGATACTATCTTTAATTTTCATTAAAAACTTTACAGACAGAATAACTAATCCAATTACAAACCTGTCTATAACATTAAAGAAATTCTCTGAAGGAAATTTAAATTTTATTATAGATAAAACCTTATTAAAAAGAAATGATGAATTTTCTCAACTTAGTAAAAGTTTTAATGTATTTTCTGAAAGAATAAAAACTATAATTAAAAACTTTAAAAAAAATGCTATAAACTTAAATACTTATTCTAATAATCTAAAAGAAACTATACAAGATAATAAAACTAATCAGCTAGATATAACTAATATGATAAATGATGTTAACACTAAAATGAATGAAAATTTAGTATCTTTAGAAGAAAATTTAAATATATTAAAACAATTTTCAGAAGGTATTGATAATGTAAACTTAAATTTAGAAAATCTTCATTCAGCAGTAAATGCCTCTACTTCCTCAGCACAAAAAGGAGCTCATCATGCTTCCAATATGGAATATACACTTAATGAATCTTTTAATTCATTAAAAAATATAAATGTTAAAATTAATAATCTAACAAACTTATCAAGTAAAATAAATTCATTATTAGCTGTAATAACTTCTATAGCTAAAGAAACTAATCTCCTTTCTCTTAACGCTTCCATTGAAGCTGCTAGAGCTGGAGAATATGGAAAAGGTTTTACAATTGTTGCTGAAAAAATTAAAAAGTTAGCCGAACAAAGTTCAAAAGCATCTAAAAATATTGATAACTTGTTATATAATATTCAACATGAAATATTATCAACCTCAAATATTCTTGATGATATGAATAATAAATTTAAAAATTTAGTTACAAATATAAAACTTACTACCACCTTAATGAATGATATTAAAGATAAAGCTTTTAATTCTCAGCTTTCAGTTGAAGAAATCATATCAATAATTGAAAATCAAAGTACTGGAATTGAAAATAGTACAGAATCATTAACTAAAGTAGTTCATTATATAAATGATACTATGAACTCTTCTAAATGTATTAATAAAAAATTAGATGTTCAATCTGAAAAATTAAATTTATTATCTAGTATATCTTTCTCATTAAATGACATAAGTGAAGCTATAAAAAATGATCTTGATTATTTTCATTAA
- a CDS encoding PadR family transcriptional regulator has protein sequence MDKEIMKGSIDILLLSIINKNDTYGYEIAKCIKEKSSNMYSMGEGTLYPALKRLEGKKLIESYWEKSSLIGRRKYYRITELGKEVLEEKLDNWNSVTKLINMFKGM, from the coding sequence GTGGATAAGGAGATAATGAAGGGAAGTATAGATATATTACTTCTTTCCATTATAAACAAAAATGATACATATGGTTATGAAATTGCTAAATGTATTAAGGAAAAAAGCAGTAATATGTATTCCATGGGAGAAGGTACTTTATATCCAGCACTTAAAAGATTGGAGGGAAAAAAATTAATAGAATCTTATTGGGAAAAAAGTAGCTTAATAGGTAGGAGGAAATATTATAGAATAACTGAATTAGGAAAAGAGGTTTTAGAAGAAAAACTTGATAATTGGAATAGTGTAACAAAATTAATTAACATGTTTAAGGGGATGTAA
- a CDS encoding phosphatase PAP2 family protein — MDAIKFFQSFSNPYLDIIFQIITMFGEEVFLVGSITLIYWCINKKVGYRLAFTYLTSMVLNGAIKEIFKIPRPFNKDGIKSLRTKTATGYSFPSGHTQGSSSFFTTLMLNINKIYFYIIGFIFIILIAISRLYLGVHTLMDVSGGLILGVVWAVIANKIMSYAEHNKQYTLFLLLIPIIIGCIFCNSPDYFKAAGICCSFILGFFIETKYINFEVRQPFNIQIIKYILGISIALIIKILLKNFLPQNNLGEFIRYFVLGIWVTVFAPLAFSKISSLS; from the coding sequence ATGGATGCTATTAAATTCTTTCAATCTTTCTCCAATCCATATTTAGATATAATTTTTCAAATTATAACTATGTTTGGTGAAGAAGTTTTTTTAGTGGGAAGTATTACTTTAATTTATTGGTGTATAAATAAAAAAGTTGGCTATAGATTAGCTTTTACATATTTAACTAGCATGGTTTTAAATGGTGCTATTAAAGAAATTTTTAAAATTCCTAGACCCTTTAATAAAGATGGAATAAAATCTTTAAGAACTAAAACCGCTACTGGATACTCATTTCCAAGTGGTCACACTCAAGGTTCCTCAAGTTTTTTCACAACTTTAATGCTAAATATAAACAAAATTTATTTCTATATAATAGGATTTATCTTTATAATATTAATTGCTATATCACGGCTATACTTAGGGGTTCATACACTAATGGATGTATCAGGTGGATTAATTTTAGGAGTTGTGTGGGCAGTAATAGCTAACAAAATAATGAGTTATGCAGAGCATAATAAACAATATACTTTGTTTTTATTATTAATCCCTATTATAATTGGTTGCATATTTTGCAATTCCCCAGATTATTTTAAAGCAGCTGGCATATGTTGTAGCTTTATATTAGGATTTTTTATAGAGACTAAATATATAAACTTTGAAGTTAGACAACCTTTCAATATTCAGATAATAAAATATATTTTAGGTATTAGTATAGCTCTTATAATAAAAATTTTACTTAAAAATTTTTTACCTCAAAATAATTTAGGAGAATTTATAAGATACTTTGTATTAGGTATATGGGTTACTGTCTTTGCACCTCTTGCCTTTAGTAAAATATCTTCTTTATCATAA